One window of Hylemonella gracilis genomic DNA carries:
- a CDS encoding 3-deoxy-7-phosphoheptulonate synthase, whose amino-acid sequence MNATTETWYAQPADKTSRIDNERIKDITVLPPPEHLIRFFPIAGTPVEALIAKTRQTIHRIMAGKDDRLLVIIGPCSIHDPAAAVEYAKRLKAQREQFKDTLEIVMRVYFEKPRTTVGWKGLINDPYLDESYRIDEGLRIARQLLIEINRLGLPAGSEFLDVISPQYIGDLISWGAIGARTTESQVHRELASGLSAPIGFKNGTDGNIRIATDAIQAASRGHHFLSVHKNGQVAIVQTQGNKDCHVILRGGKAPNYDAESVAKACADLEAAKLPTTLMVDCSHANSSKQHEKQMDVTRDIAGQIRSGSRRIFGVMLESHLNAGAQKFTPGKDQAGDLEYGKSITDACLGWDDSVEALRVLSEAVSARRAA is encoded by the coding sequence ATGAACGCCACCACCGAGACTTGGTATGCGCAGCCTGCCGACAAGACCAGCCGCATCGACAACGAACGCATCAAGGACATCACCGTGCTGCCCCCGCCCGAACATCTGATCCGCTTTTTTCCCATTGCGGGAACACCGGTGGAGGCCTTGATCGCCAAGACCCGGCAGACCATTCACCGCATCATGGCGGGCAAGGACGACCGCCTGCTGGTCATCATCGGTCCCTGTTCCATCCATGATCCGGCGGCGGCAGTGGAGTACGCCAAGCGCCTGAAGGCGCAGCGCGAGCAGTTCAAGGACACGCTGGAGATCGTGATGCGGGTCTATTTCGAGAAGCCGCGCACCACCGTGGGCTGGAAGGGCCTGATCAACGACCCCTACCTCGATGAGAGCTACCGCATCGACGAAGGCCTGCGCATCGCGCGCCAATTGCTGATCGAGATCAATCGCCTCGGCCTGCCTGCCGGCAGCGAATTCCTGGACGTGATCTCGCCCCAGTACATCGGCGACCTGATCTCCTGGGGCGCCATCGGCGCGCGCACGACAGAAAGCCAGGTGCACCGCGAACTGGCCTCGGGCCTGTCCGCGCCCATCGGTTTCAAGAACGGGACGGACGGCAACATCCGCATCGCTACCGACGCCATCCAGGCTGCTTCGCGCGGCCACCATTTCCTGTCCGTGCACAAGAACGGGCAGGTGGCCATCGTGCAGACCCAGGGCAACAAGGATTGTCATGTCATCCTGCGCGGCGGCAAGGCGCCCAACTACGACGCCGAGAGCGTGGCCAAGGCCTGTGCCGATCTGGAGGCCGCCAAGCTGCCCACCACGCTGATGGTGGATTGCAGCCACGCCAACAGCAGCAAGCAGCATGAAAAGCAGATGGACGTGACGCGCGACATCGCGGGCCAGATCCGCAGCGGTTCGCGCCGCATCTTTGGCGTGATGCTCGAAAGCCACCTGAACGCCGGTGCCCAGAAGTTCACCCCGGGCAAAGACCAGGCGGGTGACCTGGAGTATGGCAAGAGCATCACCGATGCCTGCCTGGGCTGGGACGATTCGGTGGAGGCTTTGCGGGTGTTGTCGGAGGCGGTCTCCGCGCGGCGCGCGGCCTGA
- the accB gene encoding acetyl-CoA carboxylase biotin carboxyl carrier protein — MDLRKLKTLIDLVSDSNVSELEITEAEGKVRIVKGGGAMVQAYAPAPVAMAPAAAPVAGAPAVAAPAAAPAAATGHTVKSPMVGTFYRSASPGAKSFVEVGQAVKQGDTLCIIEAMKILNEIEADKSGTVTQVLCDNGQAVEYGQPLFIIE; from the coding sequence ATGGATTTGCGCAAACTCAAGACCCTGATCGATCTGGTGTCTGATTCGAACGTCTCTGAACTGGAAATCACCGAAGCCGAAGGCAAGGTGCGGATCGTCAAGGGCGGCGGCGCGATGGTGCAGGCTTACGCGCCAGCCCCGGTTGCGATGGCGCCTGCCGCGGCGCCGGTTGCCGGAGCTCCCGCAGTGGCAGCGCCAGCCGCCGCGCCGGCAGCGGCGACGGGTCACACGGTCAAGTCACCCATGGTCGGTACCTTCTATCGCTCGGCCTCGCCTGGCGCCAAGTCTTTTGTCGAGGTGGGTCAGGCCGTGAAGCAGGGCGACACGCTGTGCATCATCGAAGCCATGAAGATCCTCAATGAGATTGAGGCCGACAAGTCGGGCACCGTGACGCAAGTCCTGTGCGACAACGGTCAGGCCGTGGAATACGGGCAGCCCCTGTTCATCATCGAATAA
- the prmA gene encoding 50S ribosomal protein L11 methyltransferase has translation MHELRLLCPEDRVEVLGEALDALDALSVSVEDADAQTDAERALFGEPGMPPPAAGWQRSRIVALFPSEAAAREAAALLQAQDFFANCQLLGLGEVPEQDWVRLTQSQFAPVEITPTFWIVPTWHEPPAQARELIRLDPGLAFGTGTHPTTRMCLRWIATHPLRGLRVLDYGCGSGILAIAAAKFGATDIDALDIDEAAVASTRLNAEANGVSLRAGLPDAARGDYPVVLANILATPLKVLAPLLIARVAQGGSLVLAGILERQADELSAAYAVHLPAGSALTVADREDGWVLMTAKL, from the coding sequence ATGCACGAACTCCGCTTGCTCTGTCCTGAAGACCGCGTGGAGGTGTTGGGTGAGGCGCTGGATGCGCTGGACGCCTTGAGCGTCAGCGTGGAGGACGCCGATGCCCAGACCGACGCCGAGCGGGCTTTGTTCGGCGAGCCGGGCATGCCGCCGCCGGCGGCAGGCTGGCAGCGCTCGCGCATCGTGGCCTTGTTTCCCTCCGAAGCGGCCGCACGCGAAGCCGCCGCCTTGTTGCAGGCGCAGGATTTTTTCGCCAATTGCCAGTTGCTGGGCTTGGGCGAAGTGCCGGAGCAGGACTGGGTGCGCCTGACGCAATCCCAGTTCGCGCCGGTCGAGATCACGCCGACGTTCTGGATCGTGCCCACCTGGCACGAACCCCCCGCGCAGGCGCGCGAGCTTATCCGCCTGGACCCCGGCCTGGCCTTCGGCACCGGTACCCACCCCACGACCCGCATGTGCCTGCGTTGGATCGCCACGCATCCGTTGCGCGGCCTGCGCGTGCTGGACTACGGCTGTGGTTCGGGCATCCTGGCGATCGCGGCGGCCAAGTTCGGCGCGACCGACATCGATGCCCTGGACATCGACGAGGCCGCGGTGGCCTCGACCCGACTGAACGCCGAGGCCAACGGTGTGAGCTTGCGGGCTGGCCTGCCGGACGCAGCCCGGGGCGACTATCCGGTCGTGCTGGCCAACATCCTTGCAACGCCGCTCAAGGTGCTGGCGCCGCTGTTGATCGCGCGCGTGGCCCAGGGTGGTTCGCTGGTGCTGGCGGGCATCCTGGAACGCCAGGCGGACGAACTCAGCGCCGCCTACGCAGTGCACCTGCCAGCGGGCAGTGCCCTGACCGTCGCCGACCGCGAGGACGGCTGGGTGCTGATGACCGCGAAGCTCTGA
- a CDS encoding SMP-30/gluconolactonase/LRE family protein has product MRTLHKTAWTLALLLGLALLYLLFWPVPIQPRAWLPAADLGYVEPHAANTRLADLHKIDLHGEEGPEHVLTGPDGKLYIAVASGKILRMEPDGGKLQVYANTGGRVLGFDFDAAGRLIAADAMQGLLSIGPNGQVTLLTDRADAVPIRYANAVVVAKSGKIYFSDASTRFAPRDWGGTFEASVLDILEQAGTGRVLEYDPASKATRVVAQGLSFANGVALSTDERSLYVNETGQYRIWKVAITAQALDLASLAKTVGAQMQASTEATVLFDNLPGYPDNLMRGLDGRIWVGLVKPRNPKVDQLASKPWLRSLTLRLPRALWPIPKAYGHVFAFNEAGQVVVDLQDPSGRYPETTSVTETPDRLYVQSLHARELGWLPR; this is encoded by the coding sequence ATGAGGACCTTGCACAAGACGGCCTGGACCCTGGCTCTGCTGCTCGGTCTGGCCCTGCTTTACCTGTTGTTCTGGCCGGTGCCGATCCAGCCCCGGGCCTGGCTACCGGCAGCGGACCTGGGGTATGTGGAGCCGCATGCCGCCAACACCCGGCTGGCGGACCTGCACAAGATCGATCTGCATGGCGAAGAGGGACCCGAGCACGTGTTGACCGGCCCGGACGGCAAGCTCTACATCGCGGTGGCCAGCGGCAAGATCCTGCGCATGGAGCCGGACGGTGGAAAGCTGCAGGTGTACGCGAACACGGGTGGGCGTGTGCTGGGTTTCGACTTTGATGCCGCAGGCCGTCTGATCGCCGCCGACGCCATGCAGGGCCTGCTGTCCATTGGACCCAACGGCCAAGTCACGCTGTTGACCGACCGGGCGGACGCTGTGCCCATCCGCTACGCCAATGCCGTGGTGGTGGCGAAGAGCGGCAAGATCTATTTCAGCGATGCGTCCACGCGTTTCGCCCCGCGCGACTGGGGCGGCACCTTTGAGGCCAGCGTGCTGGACATCCTGGAGCAGGCCGGCACGGGCCGTGTGCTGGAGTACGACCCCGCCAGCAAGGCAACCCGCGTGGTGGCGCAGGGTCTGAGCTTCGCCAACGGCGTGGCGCTGAGCACGGACGAGCGCAGCCTCTACGTGAACGAAACCGGTCAGTACCGCATCTGGAAAGTTGCCATTACGGCACAGGCGCTGGATCTGGCTTCGCTGGCGAAAACCGTGGGCGCGCAAATGCAAGCCAGCACTGAAGCCACGGTGCTGTTCGACAATCTGCCCGGTTACCCGGACAACCTCATGCGTGGCCTGGACGGTCGCATCTGGGTGGGCCTGGTCAAACCGCGCAATCCCAAGGTAGACCAACTGGCATCCAAGCCCTGGCTGCGCAGCCTGACCTTGCGTTTGCCACGTGCGCTCTGGCCCATCCCCAAAGCCTATGGCCATGTCTTTGCTTTCAACGAGGCGGGTCAGGTGGTGGTGGATCTGCAGGATCCCAGTGGCCGTTATCCCGAAACCACCAGTGTCACCGAAACCCCGGATCGCCTCTACGTGCAAAGCCTGCACGCGCGCGAACTGGGGTGGTTGCCCCGCTGA
- the trhA gene encoding PAQR family membrane homeostasis protein TrhA has product MRPQTRGEEIANSVSHGLGALAALVAMPVLIVYASLDGTATDVVGASIFAATMLLLYSVSALYHALPQGRAKRVFMRLDHGSIYLFIAGSYTPFTLGVLGGVWGWSLFGVVWGLAAFGVILKAGHWLSSQWLSTGLYLLMGWLVLVAAVPMLERVSPAGLAWLAAGGLAYTLGVVFFVLDNRVRYAHFIWHLFVLAGTACHFFAVLWHAR; this is encoded by the coding sequence ATGCGCCCGCAAACCCGGGGTGAGGAAATCGCCAACAGCGTCAGCCACGGGCTGGGTGCCCTGGCCGCACTGGTCGCCATGCCGGTGCTGATCGTTTACGCGAGCCTGGACGGTACGGCGACCGATGTCGTCGGCGCGAGCATCTTCGCGGCCACCATGCTGCTGCTCTACAGCGTCTCGGCGCTGTACCACGCCCTGCCGCAAGGGCGGGCCAAGCGTGTGTTCATGCGCCTGGACCACGGGTCGATCTACCTCTTCATCGCCGGTAGCTACACCCCTTTCACGCTCGGTGTCCTGGGGGGCGTCTGGGGCTGGAGCCTGTTCGGCGTGGTGTGGGGCCTGGCCGCCTTCGGGGTGATCCTGAAGGCGGGCCATTGGCTTTCGAGCCAGTGGCTTTCCACCGGCCTGTACCTGCTGATGGGCTGGTTGGTGCTGGTGGCTGCCGTGCCCATGCTTGAGCGTGTGTCGCCCGCTGGCCTGGCTTGGCTGGCGGCGGGTGGCCTGGCTTACACCTTGGGCGTGGTGTTCTTCGTGCTCGACAACCGGGTTCGATACGCACATTTCATCTGGCACCTGTTCGTGCTGGCCGGCACCGCCTGTCATTTTTTCGCAGTGCTCTGGCACGCGCGCTGA
- the tldD gene encoding metalloprotease TldD: protein MISREPTLERLTVARELLLTPFGLDESHLLRALSEIRAHRVDDADLYFQYTRSEGWSLEEGIVKTGSFSIDQGVGVRAVSGEKTAFAYSDDISEASLLDAARTVRSIAAAGKSARVKAAERKIAGSRTLYPGDDPIASLDSTAKVALLEKVEKLARAKDPRVVQVMAGLAGEYDVVLVARADGTLAADVRPLVRLSVTVIAEQNVSGTVRREMGSSGGGGRFGLAYFDEEMITRYVDEAVHAALTNLESRPAPAGEMTVVLGAGWPGILLHEAIGHGLEGDFNRKGSSAFSGRIGQRVAAKGVTVLDDGTIADRRGSLNVDDEGNPSQRNVLIEDGILKGYIQDSMNARLMKTAPTGNGRRESYAHIPMPRMTNTYMLGGDKTPEEIVASIDRGLYATNFGGGQVDITSGKFVFSASEAFWVEKGKILYPVKGATLVGNGPDALTRVTMIGNDMALDSGVGTCGKEGQSVPVGVGQPTLRIDGLTVGGTA from the coding sequence ATGATCTCACGCGAACCCACCCTGGAACGTTTGACCGTTGCCCGCGAGCTCCTGCTCACGCCCTTCGGTCTGGATGAATCGCACCTCCTGCGCGCTTTGTCCGAAATCCGCGCCCACCGGGTGGATGACGCCGATCTCTACTTCCAGTACACCCGCAGCGAGGGCTGGAGCCTGGAGGAGGGCATTGTCAAGACAGGCAGCTTCTCCATTGATCAGGGCGTGGGCGTGCGTGCCGTGAGCGGCGAAAAAACCGCGTTCGCCTATTCCGACGACATTTCCGAGGCTTCCCTGCTGGACGCGGCGCGCACGGTTCGTAGCATCGCGGCGGCGGGCAAATCCGCCCGGGTCAAGGCCGCCGAGCGCAAGATTGCCGGCTCCCGCACGCTGTACCCGGGCGATGACCCAATCGCCAGCCTGGACAGCACGGCCAAGGTGGCCTTGCTGGAAAAGGTCGAGAAACTGGCGCGTGCCAAGGATCCGCGCGTCGTGCAGGTGATGGCCGGTCTGGCGGGCGAATATGACGTGGTGCTGGTGGCCCGCGCCGACGGGACCCTGGCGGCGGACGTGCGCCCCCTGGTTCGTCTGTCGGTGACGGTCATTGCCGAGCAGAACGTGAGCGGCACGGTCCGCCGAGAAATGGGATCCTCTGGTGGCGGCGGGCGTTTCGGCTTGGCCTATTTCGACGAGGAGATGATCACCCGCTACGTGGACGAGGCCGTGCATGCGGCCCTGACCAACCTGGAGTCGCGTCCCGCGCCCGCAGGCGAGATGACCGTGGTGCTGGGGGCTGGCTGGCCTGGCATCCTGCTGCACGAGGCCATCGGCCACGGCCTGGAAGGTGATTTCAACCGCAAAGGATCGAGTGCCTTCAGCGGTCGCATCGGCCAGCGCGTGGCGGCCAAGGGCGTGACGGTGCTGGACGACGGCACCATCGCCGACCGGCGCGGTTCGCTCAACGTGGACGACGAGGGCAATCCGAGCCAGCGCAACGTGCTGATCGAGGACGGCATCCTGAAGGGCTACATCCAGGACAGCATGAACGCGCGCCTGATGAAGACCGCACCCACCGGCAACGGCCGGCGCGAGAGCTACGCCCACATTCCCATGCCCCGCATGACAAACACCTACATGCTGGGCGGCGACAAGACCCCCGAGGAAATCGTGGCCAGCATCGACCGTGGCCTGTACGCGACCAACTTCGGCGGCGGGCAGGTGGACATCACCAGCGGCAAGTTCGTCTTCTCGGCCAGCGAAGCCTTCTGGGTCGAGAAGGGCAAGATCCTCTATCCCGTCAAGGGCGCCACCCTGGTTGGCAATGGCCCCGACGCGCTGACGCGCGTGACCATGATCGGCAATGACATGGCACTGGACAGTGGCGTGGGCACCTGCGGCAAGGAAGGCCAGAGCGTGCCCGTGGGCGTGGGCCAGCCCACGCTGCGCATCGACGGCCTCACGGTCGGCGGCACGGCGTGA
- a CDS encoding TlpA disulfide reductase family protein, protein MERRHFLYAGAALAAAGAGATWAWWRAQPQAMTAGVMAQFWGLTLDTPQGERLALGGLRGKPLLVNFWATWCPPCVEELPLLNAFYRQNSAKGWQIVGIAVDKLAPVQAFMQRLPLDFPVVLSGAEGLNLSQQLGNQARGLPFTVLVGADGVILNRKIGKLSEADLAKWQELG, encoded by the coding sequence ATGGAACGCAGGCATTTTCTGTACGCCGGGGCGGCGCTGGCTGCCGCTGGAGCGGGCGCCACCTGGGCCTGGTGGCGCGCACAGCCGCAAGCCATGACGGCGGGTGTCATGGCGCAGTTCTGGGGGCTGACGCTGGACACGCCGCAAGGCGAACGCCTGGCGCTGGGCGGTTTGCGTGGCAAACCTCTGCTGGTGAACTTCTGGGCTACCTGGTGTCCGCCTTGTGTGGAGGAGTTGCCTTTATTGAATGCCTTCTACCGTCAAAATTCTGCCAAAGGATGGCAAATTGTTGGTATCGCCGTGGACAAGCTGGCGCCTGTCCAGGCATTCATGCAACGCCTGCCGCTGGACTTTCCGGTGGTGCTGTCGGGTGCGGAGGGCTTGAATCTGAGCCAGCAATTGGGCAATCAAGCCCGGGGATTGCCATTTACCGTGCTGGTCGGTGCAGATGGCGTGATTTTGAATCGTAAAATCGGTAAGTTGTCCGAAGCCGATCTGGCGAAGTGGCAGGAACTCGGGTAG
- the mpl gene encoding UDP-N-acetylmuramate:L-alanyl-gamma-D-glutamyl-meso-diaminopimelate ligase: protein MHIHILGICGTFMGGVAALAREAGHKVTGCDSGVYPPMSDQLRALGIDLIEGYGADQMALKPDVYVIGNVVSRARAADGTPKFPLMEAILDSGAPYTSGPQWLAENVLQGRHVLAVAGTHGKTTTTSMLAWILDHAGLQPGFLVGGVPLNFGISARLGGMPNRDKACETAAPSAEVKEETAQRSGDTQQRAQPSRQPLPEQHRPLFVIEADEYDTAFFDKRSKFVHYRPRTAILNNLEFDHADIFDDLAAIERQFHHLVRTVPGSGRVVFNGLEESLTRVLHQGCWSEQRSFGAASSDFQAQGEPQDFEVLRHGASVAHVQWQVGGVHNQLNALAAIAAAEHVGVTPAQAALALHEFQNVKRRMEMRGVVPRVGGGITVYDDFAHHPTAIRTTLDGLRRQIGPKGGTSSPRILAVFEPRSNTMKLGTMKAQLPWSLEDADLAFCHTGGLGWDAREALAPMGARAQVADNIDELVRQVTAVARAGDHILCMSNGGFGGVHQKLLEALAAPAMA from the coding sequence ATGCACATCCACATACTCGGCATCTGCGGCACCTTCATGGGCGGTGTCGCGGCCCTGGCCCGCGAAGCGGGCCACAAAGTCACCGGTTGCGACAGCGGCGTCTATCCCCCCATGAGTGACCAGCTCCGGGCGCTCGGCATTGATCTGATCGAAGGTTATGGCGCGGACCAGATGGCGCTGAAACCCGACGTGTACGTCATTGGCAACGTGGTCAGCCGCGCCCGCGCTGCGGACGGTACACCGAAGTTCCCCCTGATGGAAGCCATCCTCGACAGCGGCGCACCTTACACCAGTGGCCCCCAATGGCTGGCCGAAAACGTGCTGCAAGGTCGCCACGTGCTGGCGGTGGCAGGCACGCACGGCAAGACGACGACAACGTCGATGCTGGCCTGGATTCTTGACCACGCAGGCCTGCAGCCGGGATTCCTGGTGGGCGGTGTTCCTCTCAATTTCGGAATCTCCGCTCGCCTGGGTGGCATGCCGAACAGAGACAAGGCTTGCGAGACGGCTGCGCCCTCGGCGGAGGTCAAGGAGGAGACCGCGCAGCGGTCGGGGGACACGCAGCAGAGGGCGCAGCCGTCTCGCCAGCCGCTGCCCGAACAACACCGCCCTCTTTTCGTCATCGAAGCCGACGAATACGACACCGCCTTCTTCGACAAGCGCAGCAAGTTCGTCCACTACCGCCCGCGCACGGCCATCCTGAACAACCTGGAATTCGACCACGCCGACATCTTCGACGACCTGGCCGCCATCGAACGGCAGTTCCATCACCTCGTGCGCACCGTGCCCGGCAGTGGACGGGTGGTGTTCAACGGCCTGGAGGAAAGTCTGACCCGGGTGCTGCACCAGGGCTGCTGGAGCGAGCAGCGCAGCTTCGGCGCGGCCAGCAGCGACTTCCAGGCCCAGGGCGAACCGCAGGATTTCGAGGTGCTGCGGCACGGCGCGTCGGTTGCCCACGTGCAATGGCAGGTGGGTGGTGTGCACAACCAGTTGAACGCGCTCGCGGCGATCGCCGCCGCCGAGCACGTGGGCGTCACGCCCGCCCAGGCTGCGCTGGCCCTGCACGAGTTCCAAAACGTCAAGCGTCGCATGGAGATGCGCGGCGTGGTGCCACGTGTGGGAGGCGGCATTACCGTCTACGACGATTTCGCCCACCATCCCACGGCCATCCGCACCACGCTGGACGGCCTGCGGCGCCAGATCGGCCCGAAAGGCGGCACCTCATCGCCGCGCATCCTGGCCGTGTTCGAACCGCGCAGCAACACCATGAAGCTCGGCACCATGAAGGCCCAATTGCCCTGGAGCCTGGAGGACGCGGACCTCGCCTTCTGCCACACGGGCGGCCTGGGCTGGGACGCGCGTGAGGCGCTGGCGCCCATGGGCGCCCGCGCCCAGGTGGCCGACAACATTGACGAACTGGTACGCCAAGTCACCGCAGTGGCGCGCGCTGGCGACCACATCCTCTGCATGAGCAACGGAGGTTTCGGCGGAGTACACCAGAAGCTGCTGGAGGCCCTGGCTGCGCCGGCCATGGCCTGA
- a CDS encoding flagellar basal body rod C-terminal domain-containing protein yields the protein MASLSSIGISGLQTAQLRLDSSAHNVANMNTREFRRQTVTQQDLPDLGGTRASVGQASEEGVALEREVVDQMSATYAFKANLKTIQTQDDVLGSLLDAKA from the coding sequence ATGGCAAGTCTTTCTTCCATTGGCATTTCGGGTTTGCAGACCGCGCAATTGCGGCTGGACAGTTCCGCGCACAACGTGGCCAACATGAACACGCGCGAGTTCAGACGCCAGACCGTGACGCAGCAGGACCTGCCGGATCTGGGCGGGACACGTGCCAGCGTGGGTCAGGCCTCTGAAGAAGGCGTGGCGCTGGAGCGGGAAGTGGTGGACCAGATGTCGGCCACCTATGCCTTCAAGGCCAATCTGAAGACCATTCAGACGCAGGACGACGTCCTGGGCTCCTTGCTCGACGCCAAGGCCTGA
- a CDS encoding DUF3426 domain-containing protein yields the protein MSLITRCPSCRTMFKVAQDQLKVSQGWVRCGQCEQVFDATAHLVQEPPALTTPLATPPSGAGAAPAPAAGALPRSWEDEMVEAEFGDLAAPHDAPLEDLQLETPDASAWREPGFTEDLEGLPAPRAAEPPPRPDGGGFPAPSAPLPRSAAAAMAGPYEAAYRGPSQPLHPAGQASASASSGPDGQEAEALSFMRRSRWRHPAVRALLLVLCCLLSLGLLLQVARHERDRIAAREPALRPWLHVLCEQLDCTVEPLRQIESVVIDGSAFSKIRDELYQLNLTLRNKAPVDLALPAVELVLTDVQDQVLIRRVLLPQELGAGSGTAQDDVPRTQGTSRLIRSGNEFQATVLMEIRNGNGGANRAAGPGLEGRVAGYRLLAFYP from the coding sequence ATGAGCCTCATCACCCGTTGCCCCTCTTGCCGCACCATGTTCAAGGTTGCGCAGGATCAGCTCAAGGTCTCGCAAGGCTGGGTCCGTTGCGGCCAGTGTGAGCAGGTGTTTGATGCGACGGCTCATCTGGTGCAGGAGCCACCTGCCTTGACCACGCCGCTGGCCACGCCGCCGTCTGGCGCGGGGGCCGCCCCAGCCCCAGCGGCCGGCGCACTCCCCAGAAGTTGGGAAGACGAGATGGTGGAAGCCGAGTTTGGCGACCTCGCCGCGCCGCACGACGCGCCGCTGGAAGATTTGCAGCTCGAAACCCCCGACGCATCCGCCTGGCGTGAGCCAGGCTTCACTGAGGACCTTGAGGGCTTGCCTGCGCCGCGGGCGGCCGAACCGCCGCCGCGACCGGATGGTGGGGGTTTCCCCGCGCCGTCCGCGCCCTTGCCCCGGTCCGCAGCCGCGGCGATGGCCGGTCCTTACGAAGCGGCATACCGGGGCCCGTCTCAACCGCTGCATCCTGCCGGGCAGGCGTCGGCGTCGGCGAGTTCCGGGCCCGACGGCCAGGAGGCGGAGGCCTTGTCCTTCATGCGCCGATCGCGCTGGCGCCATCCTGCGGTGCGCGCGCTGCTGCTGGTGTTGTGCTGTCTGCTGTCCCTCGGCTTGCTGCTGCAGGTGGCGCGCCATGAGCGCGACCGCATCGCGGCCCGGGAACCCGCCCTGCGCCCCTGGCTGCATGTGCTGTGCGAGCAACTCGATTGCACGGTGGAGCCTTTGCGCCAGATCGAATCGGTGGTGATTGATGGTTCGGCCTTCAGCAAGATCCGCGACGAGCTCTACCAGCTCAACCTGACCTTGCGCAACAAGGCGCCGGTTGATCTGGCCTTGCCTGCGGTGGAACTCGTGCTGACGGACGTGCAGGACCAAGTGCTGATCCGCCGCGTGCTGCTGCCGCAGGAGCTGGGCGCCGGGTCGGGCACCGCTCAGGACGACGTGCCGCGCACCCAGGGCACGAGTCGCCTGATCCGCTCGGGCAATGAGTTCCAGGCCACGGTGCTCATGGAGATCAGGAACGGCAACGGCGGTGCCAACCGCGCCGCAGGTCCTGGCCTGGAAGGCAGAGTGGCGGGGTACCGGCTGCTGGCCTTTTATCCCTGA
- the accC gene encoding acetyl-CoA carboxylase biotin carboxylase subunit, with the protein MFKKILVANRGEIALRIQRACRELGIKAVMVYSEADREAKYVKLAEEAVCIGPAPSRDSYLSMPAIISAAEVTDAEAIHPGYGFLSENADFAERVEKSGFQFIGPTPESIRIMGDKVSAKQAMIKAGVPCVPGSEGELPDDPVQIKRIAKVVGYPVIIKAAGGGGGRGMRVVHTEAALVNAVQMTKAEAAAAFNNPAVYMEKFLENPRHVEIQILADKHKNAVYLGERDCSMQRRHQKIIEEAPAPGIPRKLIDKVGASCVAACKKIGYRGAGTFEFLYQDGEFYFIEMNTRVQVEHPVTELITGIDIVKTQIMVAAGEHLPFTQKDIQIRGHAIECRINAEDPFTFVPSPGRITMWHAPGGPGVRVDSHVYTNYFVPPNYDSMVGKIIVHGDTRAQAMARMQTALGETLVEGISTNIPLHRELLADAKFMEGGTNIHYLEEWMRSHKR; encoded by the coding sequence ATGTTCAAGAAAATCCTCGTCGCGAACCGCGGCGAAATCGCCCTTCGTATTCAGCGAGCCTGCCGTGAGCTCGGCATCAAGGCTGTGATGGTCTATTCCGAGGCCGATCGCGAAGCCAAGTATGTGAAGCTGGCCGAGGAGGCCGTCTGCATCGGCCCCGCCCCCTCGCGTGACAGCTACCTGAGCATGCCGGCCATCATCTCGGCGGCCGAAGTGACGGACGCCGAAGCCATCCACCCCGGTTACGGTTTTCTGTCCGAGAACGCCGATTTCGCCGAGCGCGTCGAAAAGAGCGGCTTCCAGTTCATCGGCCCCACGCCCGAGTCCATCCGCATCATGGGGGACAAGGTCTCGGCCAAGCAGGCCATGATCAAGGCAGGCGTGCCCTGCGTCCCCGGCTCCGAGGGCGAACTGCCGGACGATCCGGTGCAGATCAAGCGCATCGCCAAGGTCGTAGGCTACCCCGTCATCATCAAGGCGGCGGGCGGCGGCGGCGGGCGTGGCATGCGCGTGGTGCACACCGAGGCGGCCCTGGTGAACGCCGTGCAGATGACCAAGGCGGAGGCCGCCGCGGCCTTCAACAATCCAGCTGTCTACATGGAGAAGTTCCTGGAGAACCCGCGCCACGTGGAAATCCAGATCCTGGCCGACAAGCACAAGAACGCGGTCTACCTGGGCGAGCGGGACTGCTCCATGCAGCGGCGCCACCAGAAGATCATTGAGGAAGCGCCGGCGCCGGGCATCCCGCGCAAGCTGATCGACAAGGTCGGTGCGAGCTGCGTGGCCGCCTGCAAGAAGATCGGCTACCGCGGCGCGGGCACCTTCGAGTTCCTCTACCAGGATGGCGAGTTCTACTTCATTGAAATGAACACGCGCGTGCAGGTGGAGCACCCGGTGACAGAACTGATCACGGGCATCGACATCGTGAAGACGCAGATCATGGTCGCGGCTGGCGAGCACCTGCCCTTCACGCAGAAGGACATCCAGATCCGAGGCCACGCCATCGAGTGCCGGATCAACGCCGAAGACCCCTTCACCTTCGTGCCGTCGCCGGGCCGCATCACCATGTGGCACGCGCCGGGCGGGCCTGGCGTGCGCGTGGATTCGCACGTCTATACCAACTACTTCGTGCCGCCGAACTACGACTCCATGGTCGGCAAAATCATCGTCCACGGCGATACCCGCGCGCAGGCCATGGCCCGCATGCAGACCGCGCTGGGCGAGACGCTGGTCGAAGGCATCAGCACCAACATTCCGTTGCACCGCGAACTGCTGGCCGACGCCAAGTTCATGGAAGGCGGCACCAACATCCACTACCTGGAAGAGTGGATGCGTAGTCATAAAAGGTAA